AGGATTGCATGACCAAGCCCAAGGGGTCGCCCCTGGCGTATATAAGCAAAATTAAGGTGGCTCAGTCTGTTTATCTCGGCAAGCAGCTTCTTTTTACCCTTCTGCCTGAGGTTCTCCTCAAGTTCATAAACCGTGTCGAAATGGTCCTCGATTGTCCTTTTGTGTCTCCCGGTTATCACTATGAACTCATTTATTCCACAGGCCTCCGCCTCTTCAACGGCATACTGGATCATGGGTTTGTCAACTATGGGTAGCATCTCCTTAGGCGCGGCCTTTGTGGCCGGCAAAAACCTTGTGCCAAGCCCGGCAGCCGGCAGAATGGCCTTTGTTACTCCGTTCATAAAACCTCCTCTTCACATATTATATTTGTTTCATTCGTAAAAAAGATGAAAACACTCGATCGGCCTGTCATTCCGGCTTGTCCGGAATCGTTTCTGCAATGTCTTCGTATAAATCACTAACTGTCGGATTGCTTTGTCTAATAAGAGTCTGTGTATAGTTACAGTCATTTGTCATTCCCGCAATCCCGAACGCATTCGGGATTCGGGAATCCTTCTTAAAGAACGATTCCGGACAAGCCGGAATGACGGAAAAACGACCGCTATGCGCTTTGCGCTTTCCCGAACGCTTTCGGGGAATGACATTGTACGTTGTGTTTAATGTTGATGGATTCGTAAAAAATCTGAAAAAGTGTTTTTTTGTCATTCCCGTGGAAACGGGAATCCAGTCTTTTCAGATAGTTACACGCTTCCTGGATTCCCGCTTTCGCGGGAATGACGACTTTTTACGACTTCATCAATGTTAATGCACTCGTAATAAGTCCTGATTGTCACCCTGAACTTGTTTCAGGGTCTCATAACTTCTTGATTTATATAGATTTCCCGAACTTAATTCGGGATTCAGAATGACAGAATACGGTATTTCTGATTTTTTACGACGCCATCAATGTTAAGTTAAATTTTAAGCCTGTCTTCAACTAAAACACAAAAGAGCCTTATATTTATTCTCATGCTCTTTCTCATTTCAAGCAGGTCAAGCTCTCCGACCAAAGGTCGGAGCATGCCAATGGCATGCCTTACAGCATAGCCAATGTAAGGTTTTGATATTTTATCGTAACTACTCAGCCCTATAATCCCCCCTTTAGCAAAGGGGGCGAGGGGGGATTTGAAGAATGTTGAATTAATAAAATCCCCCTTAATCCCCCTTTTCCAAAGGGGGAGACCTGAGTAGTTACATTTTATCTTTATATTTGCCTCCGGCACTTCAGTGCTTTCGGCAAAAAACATTGTAAAGAAAGTTTGATTAATTACATTCCTTGCCTTCATCCCCGGCCAAATGTCGGGGCTTTCGGCAAGGTGCATTGTAAATCCGCCTTCCATAGTTATGTGAAACTCCCGTCTACCCCCTCCTTGACGGAGGGGAGTAAAGTGGAGGGTGTTTTAAACAACTCCTACTTGTTACTTCCGGCACCCGGTCTGTAGCTGTATTTGTTAAAACATCGTTATTGCAGGACTTTAAAACCACCGAACCATTCTATCTCTCTTTCAAAATCTCTTTGCTTTTCCGTCGCATGTTCTCCTACAATTCCGTTCCACAGTATTCCGCCTCGTAATCCTGAAGCTCCCTGATCGTGGGGTTATCGCCGCACACAGGGCAGTCCGGGTTCCTGGGAACCTTCACCTTCCTGAAGGAAGTCTTCAATGCGTCGAAGATCAGGAGCTGATTCATCAGGGGCTCACCCCTCTGAAGAATAATCTTAAGAACCTCCAAAGCCTGTAAGCTTCCAACAACGCCGGTAATGGCACCAAGGACACCTGCTTCCTGGCACGAAGGTACAAGACCGGGGGGCGGGGGCTCTTCAAAAAGACACCTGTAACAGTGTCCCTCTCCCGGGAGAATCGTTGTAACCTGCCCCTCAAACCTCAGAATGGCTCCGCTTACCAGGGGTTTTTTCATCAGCACGGAGGCATCGTTTACAAGGTAGCGGGTTGGAAAGTTATCGCTTCCATCAACGACCAGATCATAGTCCCTGATAAGGTCCATTATATTGTCCTTGGATATCCTCTCCTTTATGGAAACGACCTTCACATCAGGATTGAGCGCCTCGAAGGTCATCTTTGCCGAGTCTGCCTTATACATACCGACCCTTTCGGTGTTGTGTGCAATCTGTCTCTGAAGATTGCTGAGCTCGATGGTATCATTGTCGATTATCCCGATCGTACCAACACCGGCTGCCGCAAGATAATAACCGACAGGGCAACCAAGTCCGCCTGCGCCAACGATAAAAACCTTTGCTTCAAGGAGTTTTTTCTGACCCTTTCCACCAACCTCCGGAAGGATAATATGTCTGCTGTATCTCTGAATCTGCTCATCGGTGAATTCCATCACTCCGTCTCCTTTCTGACCACTATCACCCAGTCACTGTCATTGATCTTCTCTACCTTCAGGACCTTATGACCGTGGTCTTCCATGGATTTGGGTATACTCCGTGAGGCCTCGGGATAATCAAGGAGTATCTCGAGAACCTCTCCTACATCCATGGACTCTATGGCAAGCTTGGATTTAACAAACGTATAGGGACATACCAGCCCCCTGATATCGATCTTTTTGTCAACCTTCACATCTTCCATTACAGCCACCTCCACTTTACAAAAATTATGGGTGCGGTTATCAGTACCATAGTGTCGTGTCAACCTTGTAATGCCGGGGTGTTTGAATTGTCATTCCCGCTGAGCCTGTCCTCGCCTGTCGGGGATCGGGAATCATACTCCTCTTAGATTCCGGACAAGCCGGAATGACAATTGAGAGTTGACGCGACACTATCCTGATTTCAGGATAATTGCAAGGGGTGTTACCCGCAATACTATCCTCAATTTTTGATTCCATCACCCTCGACCCGGATAAATGTCGTTCTCTCGGAAACCACATCAAGCGCGTCTATCTCCTTAATCGCTTTCAGGACGTCTCTTTCCCTTGCCGTATGAGTCAGCAGCACAAGGGGAACCGTCTCGCCGGCTTTTCTCCCCTTCTGTATGACGGAGGCTATACTAATGTTACCATCCCCGAGTATCCCGGATATCTTCGAGAGGACACCGGGCCTGTCAAGGACACTGAACCGGAAATAGTACATGGATTCGATGTCCCCTATCGACTTTATACCCAGGTCCTTCCTCTTACCGATATAATCCAGCCCATCGGCTGAACGGCATCCTCCTTCAATCCTTTTCCCTATTTCCACGATGTCGCTTACTACGGCGCTCCCCGTGGGCATATCGCCTGCTCCCCTGCCGTAAAAAAGCGTCTCTCCCACTGCATCGCCAACTACATATACGGCGTTAAGTACACCGTCCACCTTTGATATCATGTAATCTGCAGGTATCATCGTAGGATGGACCCTTAACTCCACATATCCATCCAGCAGCTTCGTTATTGCAAGAAGCTTGATCCTGTACCCGAATTCCCGGGCAAACTCTATATCCAGCGAGCTTATGCGGGATATGCCCTCAACGTAAATCCTGTCATATGAGAGGGGAACCCCGTAAGCAAGCGATGCAAGGAGCGTCAGCTTATGCGCAGAGTCGATTCCCTCGATGTCAAAAGAGGGATCCGCCTCTGCATAACCGAGAGCCTGGGCCTCTTTGAGCGCTGTATCAAAGTCCACACCGTCATCCGTCATCTTTGTCAGTATATAATTGGACGTACCGTTGATGATCCCGTAAATAGAGACAATCCTGTTTGCCACAAGGCCCTCCCTCATCACCTTTATTATGGGGATCCCTCCGGCAACAGAGGCCTCAAAACCCACCATAACCGACCTCTCAACGGCCTCCTTAAAGATATCCTCCCCTTCTGTTGCCAGCAGGGCCTTGTTTGCCGTAACGACATGCTTTCCCTTTCTTATTGCCTCAAGGATAAACTCCTTAGCCGGATGGATGCCCCCAATCAGCTCAACAACCACATGAATATCCGGATTTTCCAGGATCTCTTTTACATCAGTCGTCAGGGTCCCGGCCTTCAGGCTCAGGCCCCTGTCACTTTCTATATCGAGATCTGCAATCTTTAAGAGGTTCAGATCCATGCCCGACTTCTCCCTGATAACACCGGCATTGTCTATCAGGATCCTTGCCGTTCCCAACCCTACGGTACCGAACCCGATTATCCCTACATTAAGAATCACCTGAATAACCCCTTTATACCTTTAACCGCCTGCCTGATCCTGTGATCGTTCTCAACAAGGGCAAACCTTATATATTCATCTCCGCCCTCTCCGAAACCGATGCCCGGAGAGATGGCAACCTTTGCCTCCTTTAAAATAAACTTGGCAAACTCCAGCGATCCCATCTTAATATAGGGCTCGGGGATCCTGGCCCATACAAACATGGTAGCCTTCGGAGGATCAATCTTCCAACCGATCCTGTTCAGTCCCCTGCAGAGGGTGTTCCTCCTCTTTTCATATATCTTTCTGATCTCTTCCACACAACCCTGGGGACCCCTGAGGGCTATAATACTTGCTATCTGGATAGGCTGAAACATGCCGTAATCAAGGTAACTCTTTATCTTCATGAGCGCTCCCACCAGTTCCCTGTTACCTACACAGAACCCTACACGCCAGCCTGCCATGGAGTAACTCTTCGTGAGCGAAAAAAACTCAACAGCAACATCCTTGGCCCCGGGAACCTGCAGAATGCTGGATGTCTTGAAGCCGTCAAAAACGAGATCCGCATAGGCAAGATCATGGAGCACTATGAGGTTGTTCTCTTTGGCAAAATCTATCACTTTCCTGAAAAACTCGAGGTCGACAACCTCGGTTGTAGGATTATGGGGAAAGTTGATTATCAACAGTTTCGGCCTGGGCCAGGTATTCCTGAACGCCTTTTCCAGTTCTTCAAGAAAATCGATACCGGGACCGATAGGGACGCTCCTGACCTCACCACCGGCGATTATAACACTATACGGGTGTATAGGATAGGCGGGGGTGGGAGTAAGCGCAACATCCCCCGGCTCCACTATTGAGAGGACCAGATGGCTGAGCCCCTCCTTTGAACCGATTGTTACCACCGCCTCTGAGTCAGGGTCGAGCTCCACATCAAACCGCCTCTTGTACCACTCACAAATTGCCATTCTCAGCTGAGTGATACCCCTGGAAGCTGAATACCTGTGGTTCTTCGGGTTTCTTGAGGCCTCACAGAGCTTTTCTATAATATGAGGAGGCGTGGGAACATCCGGATTCCCCATACCCAGGTCTATTATATCCTCCCCACTCCTCCTGGCCTCATACTTGAGGTTATTAACTATGGAGAACACATAGGGTGGAAGTCTCCTTATCCTGTTAAAGGCAAAACCCTTGGGACTACTGCTGTCATTCATAGATGGACCCCTAAATGATTAAATTGATTGATTATTTTAACTCTTATTGCCAATGAAAGACAACATCTAATATAATCAATAATCAAAATCCGGCGATAAACAGCGCCGGACAGGGCGACTTTCGTTGTTTTACCGACATTGTGCCGGCAAATGCAAGGAACCATATGACTAACTATTGTCTGTGTATAAAGTAAGTCTCTCTATCTGTCATTCCGGCAGTCCTTAAGCCGGAATCCAGTCTTTTCAATAAGTTCCGGATGTCCCGAATGCTTTCGGGACATGACAAGAATAAAAAATGGCAGTTTATATACAGAATACACAGACACTAACTATAAGTCTGTGTATAAACTCAACAATAGAGCCGTCATTCCCGCGGTCTGTTGGGCGGGAATCCAGTCTTTTCAGTAACTTCTGGATA
This genomic stretch from bacterium BMS3Abin08 harbors:
- the moeZ gene encoding putative adenylyltransferase/sulfurtransferase MoeZ, giving the protein MEFTDEQIQRYSRHIILPEVGGKGQKKLLEAKVFIVGAGGLGCPVGYYLAAAGVGTIGIIDNDTIELSNLQRQIAHNTERVGMYKADSAKMTFEALNPDVKVVSIKERISKDNIMDLIRDYDLVVDGSDNFPTRYLVNDASVLMKKPLVSGAILRFEGQVTTILPGEGHCYRCLFEEPPPPGLVPSCQEAGVLGAITGVVGSLQALEVLKIILQRGEPLMNQLLIFDALKTSFRKVKVPRNPDCPVCGDNPTIRELQDYEAEYCGTEL
- the hom gene encoding homoserine dehydrogenase translates to MILNVGIIGFGTVGLGTARILIDNAGVIREKSGMDLNLLKIADLDIESDRGLSLKAGTLTTDVKEILENPDIHVVVELIGGIHPAKEFILEAIRKGKHVVTANKALLATEGEDIFKEAVERSVMVGFEASVAGGIPIIKVMREGLVANRIVSIYGIINGTSNYILTKMTDDGVDFDTALKEAQALGYAEADPSFDIEGIDSAHKLTLLASLAYGVPLSYDRIYVEGISRISSLDIEFAREFGYRIKLLAITKLLDGYVELRVHPTMIPADYMISKVDGVLNAVYVVGDAVGETLFYGRGAGDMPTGSAVVSDIVEIGKRIEGGCRSADGLDYIGKRKDLGIKSIGDIESMYYFRFSVLDRPGVLSKISGILGDGNISIASVIQKGRKAGETVPLVLLTHTARERDVLKAIKEIDALDVVSERTTFIRVEGDGIKN
- the alaC gene encoding glutamate-pyruvate aminotransferase AlaC, encoding MNDSSSPKGFAFNRIRRLPPYVFSIVNNLKYEARRSGEDIIDLGMGNPDVPTPPHIIEKLCEASRNPKNHRYSASRGITQLRMAICEWYKRRFDVELDPDSEAVVTIGSKEGLSHLVLSIVEPGDVALTPTPAYPIHPYSVIIAGGEVRSVPIGPGIDFLEELEKAFRNTWPRPKLLIINFPHNPTTEVVDLEFFRKVIDFAKENNLIVLHDLAYADLVFDGFKTSSILQVPGAKDVAVEFFSLTKSYSMAGWRVGFCVGNRELVGALMKIKSYLDYGMFQPIQIASIIALRGPQGCVEEIRKIYEKRRNTLCRGLNRIGWKIDPPKATMFVWARIPEPYIKMGSLEFAKFILKEAKVAISPGIGFGEGGDEYIRFALVENDHRIRQAVKGIKGLFR